From one Streptomyces sp. NBC_01478 genomic stretch:
- the cas6e gene encoding type I-E CRISPR-associated protein Cas6/Cse3/CasE yields the protein MPTVTLTRVRLNLAHPTVRRDLADYTALHRTVMRLMPDDLGPHPRQRAGALFRLERDDHQPLLLVQSCIPPDLTGLPDHYGSAEARDFTPVLSALTPGRPVRYRITANPSTRSRRRPGPGEKPLPKHGRVLALDDTAALDWWHRRAMEAGLHLHATTMEPKPFRRPRRGRPGPVHRLLQFDGTARITDPAALTDALLNGIGRAKSYGAGLLSLAPA from the coding sequence GTGCCCACCGTCACCCTGACCCGCGTCCGCCTCAACCTCGCCCACCCCACGGTCCGCCGCGACCTGGCCGACTACACCGCCCTGCACCGCACCGTCATGCGGCTGATGCCCGACGACCTCGGCCCCCACCCCCGCCAGAGGGCCGGCGCGCTCTTCCGCCTCGAACGCGACGACCACCAGCCCCTCCTGCTGGTGCAGAGCTGCATCCCGCCCGACCTCACCGGCCTGCCCGACCACTATGGCAGCGCCGAGGCCCGCGACTTCACCCCCGTGCTCAGCGCCCTCACCCCGGGCCGCCCCGTCCGCTACCGCATCACCGCCAACCCCTCCACCCGCAGCCGCCGCCGGCCCGGCCCCGGCGAGAAACCCCTGCCCAAACACGGCCGCGTCCTCGCCCTCGACGACACAGCCGCCCTCGACTGGTGGCACCGCCGCGCCATGGAGGCCGGCCTGCACCTGCACGCCACCACCATGGAACCCAAGCCCTTCCGCCGTCCCCGCCGCGGCCGGCCCGGCCCCGTCCACCGTCTCCTCCAGTTCGACGGAACCGCCCGCATCACCGACCCGGCCGCCCTCACCGACGCACTGCTCAACGGCATCGGCCGCGCCAAGTCCTACGGCGCCGGCCTGCTCAGCCTCGCCCCCGCCTGA
- the cas5e gene encoding type I-E CRISPR-associated protein Cas5/CasD, with amino-acid sequence MPATPADTNTDAVRTAPGGLLLRLAGVLSAYGTDTAFTRRDTQPHPTRSALIGMFAAAAGRPRHQALDPLDLPGRPRYTDLAFTIRVDTPSTLYTDFHTTGSGRSRHEQLRTSKGERRQEGKTTHVSHRHYLTDACFTVAVQGPAALIAYLAHTLEHPCFALYLGRRACVPDEPLVLTPPLSDPLTHLRHHAPLTLHTPPDPEADRIPVTFWHDTPPPNPTAHRELADNPVDFTPHHRRYTVRSLWTTTERLPAALYAGADPLPALTAYRHRLEQPCPPSP; translated from the coding sequence ATGCCCGCCACCCCCGCCGACACCAACACCGATGCCGTCCGCACCGCACCGGGCGGGCTCCTCCTGCGCCTGGCCGGCGTCCTGAGTGCCTACGGCACCGACACCGCCTTCACCCGCCGCGACACCCAGCCCCACCCCACCCGCTCCGCCCTCATCGGCATGTTCGCCGCCGCCGCAGGCCGCCCCCGCCACCAGGCCCTCGACCCCCTCGACCTGCCGGGCCGCCCCCGCTACACCGACCTGGCGTTCACCATCCGCGTCGACACCCCCAGCACCCTCTACACCGACTTCCACACCACCGGCAGCGGCCGTTCCCGCCACGAACAACTGCGCACCAGCAAGGGAGAACGGCGCCAGGAAGGCAAAACCACCCACGTCTCCCACCGCCACTACCTCACCGACGCCTGCTTCACCGTCGCCGTCCAGGGCCCCGCCGCCCTCATCGCCTACCTCGCCCACACTCTCGAACACCCCTGCTTCGCCCTCTACCTGGGCCGCCGCGCCTGCGTCCCCGACGAACCCCTCGTCCTCACCCCACCCCTGAGCGACCCGCTCACCCACCTGCGTCACCACGCCCCCCTCACCCTGCACACCCCACCCGACCCGGAAGCAGACCGCATCCCGGTCACCTTCTGGCATGACACCCCACCCCCCAACCCCACCGCCCACCGCGAACTCGCCGACAACCCCGTCGACTTCACCCCCCACCACCGCCGGTACACCGTCCGCTCGCTGTGGACCACCACCGAACGCCTGCCCGCCGCCCTCTACGCCGGAGCCGACCCTCTGCCCGCTCTGACCGCCTACCGCCACCGACTGGAGCAGCCGTGCCCACCGTCACCCTGA